From a region of the Gossypium raimondii isolate GPD5lz chromosome 10, ASM2569854v1, whole genome shotgun sequence genome:
- the LOC105776741 gene encoding uncharacterized protein LOC105776741 isoform X1: MGTDMVTGRWGTWEELLLGGAVLRHGARDWNLVASELRTRSISPFDFTPEVCKAKYEDLQQRYSGSTAWFEELRKQRMEELRRALEKSEDSIGPFRSLESKLESLKAEKRDDSRVGYDSSQTESVLPCVKSEGVEFSSKDTYKDGLSAGSFTQEAETKWAPDCLVPVAVPAEEMDSKLGNSPTSAEREKISTIDNLADALLGGQLRSIRKRRGKRKRKYCSPKEGSVGESEFLGTSDFASVSWCKETSASNSAQIARSSGVEDQSRDSSKDRIDEIMGIFSSVAENDCASVFRRRLDSQKRGRYKKMILRHMDFDTIKSRIGSNSINSVRELFRDMLLVANNALVFYSKNTREYKSALLLRHIVTASLRQHLKECRTKIPITTFTPTRPIHKPPAKPRSIRPGNRKPPGNAANNRNPVVGNSNVSKKPTNASSPPSMESLVVTKKGSARPRKGGCAQASQKSESPAKGRKRTRAR, translated from the exons ATGGGAACGGATATGGTAACGGGGCGGTGGGGCACGTGGGAAGAGCTTTTGTTAGGTGGGGCGGTTCTCCGTCACGGTGCCCGAGATTGGAACCTCGTCGCTTCGGAGCTCCGAACCCGATCCATTTCTCCATTTGATTTCACCCCAGAG GTTTGTAAAGCTAAGTACGAGGATTTACAACAGCGTTACTCAGGTAGCAC AGCTTGGTTCGAGGAGTTACGTAAACAACGAATGGAGGAGCTGAGACGAGCTTTAGAGAAATCCGAAGATTCTATTGG TCCTTTTAGGTCGTTGGAATCgaagcttgaaagcttaaaggCTGAGAAAAGAGATGATTCACGGGTTGGTTATGATTCCAGTCAGACGGAATCCGTCCTACCATGTGTTAAATCTGAAGGAGTCGAGTTTTCCAGTAAGGATACATACAAGGATGGCCTCTCTGCTGGTAGTTTCACGCAGGAAGCCGAGACAAAATGGGCACCCGATTGTCTGGTCCCAGTGGCAGTTCCTGCTGAAGAGATGGACTCGAAGCTGGGAAATTCACCAACCTCAGCTGAGAGAGAGAAAATTTCGACCATTGATAATTTGGCGGATGCTTTACTCGGAGGACAGTTACGGAGTATACGGAAGAGAAGGGGAAAGAGGAAGAGAAAATATTGCAGTCCCAAAGAAGGGAGTGTCGGAGAAAGCGAGTTTCTAGGCACATCGGATTTCGCAAGTGTCTCGTGGTGCAAAGAAACTTCAGCTAGCAACTCGGCTCAGATTGCTCGATCTTCAGGTGTCGAGGATCAAAGCAGAGATTCAAGCAAGGACAGAATCGATGAAATAATGGGAATTTTCAGTTCCGTAGCAGAGAACGATTGTGCTTCCGTTTTTCGACGAAGGCTCGATAGCCAG AAAAGAGGAAGATACAAGAAAATGATCCTTCGGCACATGGATTTCGACACCATAAAATCTAGAATAGGCAGTAATTCAATCAATTCCGTTAGAGAACTCTTTCGAGATATGCTATTAGTCGCCAACAACGCCTTGGTTTTCTATTCAAAGAACACACGAGAATATAAATCCGCACTACTTCTCCGACATATTGTCACCGCATCTCTGCGACAGCATTTAAAGGAGTGCAGAACTAAGATTCCGATCACCACCTTTACCCCTACCAGGCCTATACATAAGCCTCCCGCAAAGCCCCGGAGCATTCGTCCCGGTAATCGTAAACCGCCAGGAAATGCAGCCAACAATAGGAATCCAGTAGTTGGGAACTCTAATGTTAGTAAAAAACCAACAAATGCAAGCTCTCCTCCATCGATGGAATCGTTAGTGGTGACAAAAAAGGGTTCGGCTCGACCGAGAAAAGGGGGTTGCGCACAAGCTAGTCAAAAATCGGAAAGTCCGGCTAAAGGAAGAAAGAGAACTCGAGCCCGGTGA
- the LOC105776741 gene encoding uncharacterized protein LOC105776741 isoform X2 translates to MGTDMVTGRWGTWEELLLGGAVLRHGARDWNLVASELRTRSISPFDFTPEVCKAKYEDLQQRYSGSTAWFEELRKQRMEELRRALEKSEDSIGSLESKLESLKAEKRDDSRVGYDSSQTESVLPCVKSEGVEFSSKDTYKDGLSAGSFTQEAETKWAPDCLVPVAVPAEEMDSKLGNSPTSAEREKISTIDNLADALLGGQLRSIRKRRGKRKRKYCSPKEGSVGESEFLGTSDFASVSWCKETSASNSAQIARSSGVEDQSRDSSKDRIDEIMGIFSSVAENDCASVFRRRLDSQKRGRYKKMILRHMDFDTIKSRIGSNSINSVRELFRDMLLVANNALVFYSKNTREYKSALLLRHIVTASLRQHLKECRTKIPITTFTPTRPIHKPPAKPRSIRPGNRKPPGNAANNRNPVVGNSNVSKKPTNASSPPSMESLVVTKKGSARPRKGGCAQASQKSESPAKGRKRTRAR, encoded by the exons ATGGGAACGGATATGGTAACGGGGCGGTGGGGCACGTGGGAAGAGCTTTTGTTAGGTGGGGCGGTTCTCCGTCACGGTGCCCGAGATTGGAACCTCGTCGCTTCGGAGCTCCGAACCCGATCCATTTCTCCATTTGATTTCACCCCAGAG GTTTGTAAAGCTAAGTACGAGGATTTACAACAGCGTTACTCAGGTAGCAC AGCTTGGTTCGAGGAGTTACGTAAACAACGAATGGAGGAGCTGAGACGAGCTTTAGAGAAATCCGAAGATTCTATTGG GTCGTTGGAATCgaagcttgaaagcttaaaggCTGAGAAAAGAGATGATTCACGGGTTGGTTATGATTCCAGTCAGACGGAATCCGTCCTACCATGTGTTAAATCTGAAGGAGTCGAGTTTTCCAGTAAGGATACATACAAGGATGGCCTCTCTGCTGGTAGTTTCACGCAGGAAGCCGAGACAAAATGGGCACCCGATTGTCTGGTCCCAGTGGCAGTTCCTGCTGAAGAGATGGACTCGAAGCTGGGAAATTCACCAACCTCAGCTGAGAGAGAGAAAATTTCGACCATTGATAATTTGGCGGATGCTTTACTCGGAGGACAGTTACGGAGTATACGGAAGAGAAGGGGAAAGAGGAAGAGAAAATATTGCAGTCCCAAAGAAGGGAGTGTCGGAGAAAGCGAGTTTCTAGGCACATCGGATTTCGCAAGTGTCTCGTGGTGCAAAGAAACTTCAGCTAGCAACTCGGCTCAGATTGCTCGATCTTCAGGTGTCGAGGATCAAAGCAGAGATTCAAGCAAGGACAGAATCGATGAAATAATGGGAATTTTCAGTTCCGTAGCAGAGAACGATTGTGCTTCCGTTTTTCGACGAAGGCTCGATAGCCAG AAAAGAGGAAGATACAAGAAAATGATCCTTCGGCACATGGATTTCGACACCATAAAATCTAGAATAGGCAGTAATTCAATCAATTCCGTTAGAGAACTCTTTCGAGATATGCTATTAGTCGCCAACAACGCCTTGGTTTTCTATTCAAAGAACACACGAGAATATAAATCCGCACTACTTCTCCGACATATTGTCACCGCATCTCTGCGACAGCATTTAAAGGAGTGCAGAACTAAGATTCCGATCACCACCTTTACCCCTACCAGGCCTATACATAAGCCTCCCGCAAAGCCCCGGAGCATTCGTCCCGGTAATCGTAAACCGCCAGGAAATGCAGCCAACAATAGGAATCCAGTAGTTGGGAACTCTAATGTTAGTAAAAAACCAACAAATGCAAGCTCTCCTCCATCGATGGAATCGTTAGTGGTGACAAAAAAGGGTTCGGCTCGACCGAGAAAAGGGGGTTGCGCACAAGCTAGTCAAAAATCGGAAAGTCCGGCTAAAGGAAGAAAGAGAACTCGAGCCCGGTGA
- the LOC105776743 gene encoding uncharacterized protein LOC105776743: MKTFQSWNALVKKRNALAEGGNCGFKMRQLPFMGVICTVMLFIVYRTTDYQYHKTEMETRFHPFATVKDYHLHLGKLRGLPRGIMQARSDLELRPLWSSNSQSKASATTNKNLLAMPVGIKQKDYVDDVVKKFLAANFTIILFHYDGNVDGWWDLGWGEKAIHIVAHNQTKWWFAKRFLHPDIVSVYDYIFLWDEDLGVEHFDPTRYLEIVKSEGLEISQPALDPNSTEIHHRITIRARTKKFHRRVYDLRGKTKCSNSSEGPPCTGFVEGMAPVFSRSAWYCAWHLIQNDLVHGWGVDMKLGYCAQGDRSKKVGVVDSEYIVHKGIQSLGGSGHPTMRTTMKRHGASSFDLRTEIRRQSTWELKVFKERWNQSVEEDKNWVDPFLRYQRRSKKHKRQDN, from the exons ATGAAGACATTTCAATCATGGAATGCACTGGTCAAGAAAAGAAATGCTTTAGCTGAAGGG GGAAATTGTGGATTTAAAATGAGGCAGCTTCCATTTATGGGAGTTATTTGTACAGTTATGTTGTTCATTGTGTATAGAACTACGGATTATCAATACCACAAGACAGAG ATGGAAACAAGATTTCACCCTTTTGCAACAGTTAAG GATTATCATTTGCATCTTGGGAAATTAAGAGGTTTGCCTCGTGGCATTATGCAAGCTCGTTCGGATTTGGAACTAAGGCCTCTATGGTCAAGCAATTCACAGTCAAAA GCTAGTGCTACGACAAATAAGAACTTGCTGGCAATGCCGGTTGGTATCAAGCAAAAGGATTATGTTGACGATGTTGTGAAAAAG TTTCTTGCAGcgaattttaccattattttgtttcattatgaTGGTAATGTTGATGGATGGTGGGATCTTGGTTGGGGCGAGAAAGCCATTCACATAGTAGCTCATAACCAAACAAAATG GTGGTTTGCAAAGCGCTTTCTGCATCCCGATATTGTGTCTGTTTACGACTACATATTTCTCTGGGATGAAGATTTGGGGGTGGAGCATTTTGACCCGACAAG GTACCTAGAAATTGTGAAGTCGGAAGGTTTAGAGATTTCTCAGCCAGCTTTAGACCCGAATTCAACAGAAATACACCACAGGATCACTATACGTGCCAGAACGAAAAAGTTTCATCG GAGAGTTTATGACCTCAGAGGTAAAACGAAGTGTTCAAATTCGAGTGAGGGGCCACCATGCACTGG ATTTGTGGAGGGAATGGCCCCTGTTTTTTCTAGGTCTGCCTGGTATTGTGCATGGCATCTCATACAG AATGATCTTGTACACGGATGGGGAGTAGATATGAAACTCGGGTATTGCGCGCAG GGTGACCGCTCGAAGAAGGTTGGCGTGGTTGATAGCGAGTACATTGTTCATAAGGGTATACAGAGTTTAGGGGGCAGCGGCCATCCCACAATGAGGACAACCATGAAG AGACACGGTGCTTCAAGCTTTGATCTAAGAACCGAG ATTCGGAGGCAATCCACTTGGGAACTAAAAGTGTTTAAAGAGCGATGGAATCAATCTGTGGAAGAAGACAAGAACTGGGTGGATCCATTTTTAAGGTATCAAAGGCGCAGCAAAAAACATAAGCGACAAGACAACTGA
- the LOC105776741 gene encoding uncharacterized protein LOC105776741 isoform X3, with the protein MEELRRALEKSEDSIGPFRSLESKLESLKAEKRDDSRVGYDSSQTESVLPCVKSEGVEFSSKDTYKDGLSAGSFTQEAETKWAPDCLVPVAVPAEEMDSKLGNSPTSAEREKISTIDNLADALLGGQLRSIRKRRGKRKRKYCSPKEGSVGESEFLGTSDFASVSWCKETSASNSAQIARSSGVEDQSRDSSKDRIDEIMGIFSSVAENDCASVFRRRLDSQKRGRYKKMILRHMDFDTIKSRIGSNSINSVRELFRDMLLVANNALVFYSKNTREYKSALLLRHIVTASLRQHLKECRTKIPITTFTPTRPIHKPPAKPRSIRPGNRKPPGNAANNRNPVVGNSNVSKKPTNASSPPSMESLVVTKKGSARPRKGGCAQASQKSESPAKGRKRTRAR; encoded by the exons ATGGAGGAGCTGAGACGAGCTTTAGAGAAATCCGAAGATTCTATTGG TCCTTTTAGGTCGTTGGAATCgaagcttgaaagcttaaaggCTGAGAAAAGAGATGATTCACGGGTTGGTTATGATTCCAGTCAGACGGAATCCGTCCTACCATGTGTTAAATCTGAAGGAGTCGAGTTTTCCAGTAAGGATACATACAAGGATGGCCTCTCTGCTGGTAGTTTCACGCAGGAAGCCGAGACAAAATGGGCACCCGATTGTCTGGTCCCAGTGGCAGTTCCTGCTGAAGAGATGGACTCGAAGCTGGGAAATTCACCAACCTCAGCTGAGAGAGAGAAAATTTCGACCATTGATAATTTGGCGGATGCTTTACTCGGAGGACAGTTACGGAGTATACGGAAGAGAAGGGGAAAGAGGAAGAGAAAATATTGCAGTCCCAAAGAAGGGAGTGTCGGAGAAAGCGAGTTTCTAGGCACATCGGATTTCGCAAGTGTCTCGTGGTGCAAAGAAACTTCAGCTAGCAACTCGGCTCAGATTGCTCGATCTTCAGGTGTCGAGGATCAAAGCAGAGATTCAAGCAAGGACAGAATCGATGAAATAATGGGAATTTTCAGTTCCGTAGCAGAGAACGATTGTGCTTCCGTTTTTCGACGAAGGCTCGATAGCCAG AAAAGAGGAAGATACAAGAAAATGATCCTTCGGCACATGGATTTCGACACCATAAAATCTAGAATAGGCAGTAATTCAATCAATTCCGTTAGAGAACTCTTTCGAGATATGCTATTAGTCGCCAACAACGCCTTGGTTTTCTATTCAAAGAACACACGAGAATATAAATCCGCACTACTTCTCCGACATATTGTCACCGCATCTCTGCGACAGCATTTAAAGGAGTGCAGAACTAAGATTCCGATCACCACCTTTACCCCTACCAGGCCTATACATAAGCCTCCCGCAAAGCCCCGGAGCATTCGTCCCGGTAATCGTAAACCGCCAGGAAATGCAGCCAACAATAGGAATCCAGTAGTTGGGAACTCTAATGTTAGTAAAAAACCAACAAATGCAAGCTCTCCTCCATCGATGGAATCGTTAGTGGTGACAAAAAAGGGTTCGGCTCGACCGAGAAAAGGGGGTTGCGCACAAGCTAGTCAAAAATCGGAAAGTCCGGCTAAAGGAAGAAAGAGAACTCGAGCCCGGTGA
- the LOC105776741 gene encoding uncharacterized protein LOC105776741 isoform X4 → MEELRRALEKSEDSIGSLESKLESLKAEKRDDSRVGYDSSQTESVLPCVKSEGVEFSSKDTYKDGLSAGSFTQEAETKWAPDCLVPVAVPAEEMDSKLGNSPTSAEREKISTIDNLADALLGGQLRSIRKRRGKRKRKYCSPKEGSVGESEFLGTSDFASVSWCKETSASNSAQIARSSGVEDQSRDSSKDRIDEIMGIFSSVAENDCASVFRRRLDSQKRGRYKKMILRHMDFDTIKSRIGSNSINSVRELFRDMLLVANNALVFYSKNTREYKSALLLRHIVTASLRQHLKECRTKIPITTFTPTRPIHKPPAKPRSIRPGNRKPPGNAANNRNPVVGNSNVSKKPTNASSPPSMESLVVTKKGSARPRKGGCAQASQKSESPAKGRKRTRAR, encoded by the exons ATGGAGGAGCTGAGACGAGCTTTAGAGAAATCCGAAGATTCTATTGG GTCGTTGGAATCgaagcttgaaagcttaaaggCTGAGAAAAGAGATGATTCACGGGTTGGTTATGATTCCAGTCAGACGGAATCCGTCCTACCATGTGTTAAATCTGAAGGAGTCGAGTTTTCCAGTAAGGATACATACAAGGATGGCCTCTCTGCTGGTAGTTTCACGCAGGAAGCCGAGACAAAATGGGCACCCGATTGTCTGGTCCCAGTGGCAGTTCCTGCTGAAGAGATGGACTCGAAGCTGGGAAATTCACCAACCTCAGCTGAGAGAGAGAAAATTTCGACCATTGATAATTTGGCGGATGCTTTACTCGGAGGACAGTTACGGAGTATACGGAAGAGAAGGGGAAAGAGGAAGAGAAAATATTGCAGTCCCAAAGAAGGGAGTGTCGGAGAAAGCGAGTTTCTAGGCACATCGGATTTCGCAAGTGTCTCGTGGTGCAAAGAAACTTCAGCTAGCAACTCGGCTCAGATTGCTCGATCTTCAGGTGTCGAGGATCAAAGCAGAGATTCAAGCAAGGACAGAATCGATGAAATAATGGGAATTTTCAGTTCCGTAGCAGAGAACGATTGTGCTTCCGTTTTTCGACGAAGGCTCGATAGCCAG AAAAGAGGAAGATACAAGAAAATGATCCTTCGGCACATGGATTTCGACACCATAAAATCTAGAATAGGCAGTAATTCAATCAATTCCGTTAGAGAACTCTTTCGAGATATGCTATTAGTCGCCAACAACGCCTTGGTTTTCTATTCAAAGAACACACGAGAATATAAATCCGCACTACTTCTCCGACATATTGTCACCGCATCTCTGCGACAGCATTTAAAGGAGTGCAGAACTAAGATTCCGATCACCACCTTTACCCCTACCAGGCCTATACATAAGCCTCCCGCAAAGCCCCGGAGCATTCGTCCCGGTAATCGTAAACCGCCAGGAAATGCAGCCAACAATAGGAATCCAGTAGTTGGGAACTCTAATGTTAGTAAAAAACCAACAAATGCAAGCTCTCCTCCATCGATGGAATCGTTAGTGGTGACAAAAAAGGGTTCGGCTCGACCGAGAAAAGGGGGTTGCGCACAAGCTAGTCAAAAATCGGAAAGTCCGGCTAAAGGAAGAAAGAGAACTCGAGCCCGGTGA
- the LOC105776742 gene encoding PAP-specific phosphatase HAL2-like — protein MPSNCTSLVFRAPHVLGQTRITNNTNKLTPTIHVGTCFPWYGKKTHQKKKLFHIVSQLKCRQNYPSSSVMEDERNLVVSSLGPDKYSKELDVAVKAVQMACSLCQKVQGSLISKTNSQIHSKEDNSPVTVADWSVQATISWILSKSFGCRNVSILAEEDVESLSKPDSKGLLSAVVETVNDCLVQAPHFGLKGPEKLLGSSDVLEAIGRCNSEGGPTGSFWALDPVDGTLGFVRGDQYAVALALIEDGEVVLGVLGCPNYPKKKEWLSYHHRYHRIISKLTPTTSESWDKGCVLYATKGSGKAWMQPLHQTNKLLAWPNSAIPIRVSAIDDPALATFCEPVEKSNSSHSFTAGLAHSVGLRKQPLRVYSMVKYAAIARGDAEIFMKFARTGYKEKIWDHAAGMIIIQEAGGVVTDAGGSPLDFSKGTFLEGLDRGIIACGGAKLHERIIKSVDASWKCSSL, from the exons ATGCCTTCAAATTGCACAAGCCTGGTGTTCAGAGCCCCCCATGTTTTGGGACAAACCAGAATAACCAACAACACCAACAAATTAACACCAACAATCCATGTTGGAACTTGTTTCCCATGGTATGGGAAAAAAACCCACCAAAAGAAGAAGCTTTTCCACATTGTTTCTCAGTTAAAGTGTCGCCAAAACTACCCTTCTTCTTCAGTAATGGAAGATGAGAGGAATCTGGTTGTTTCCTCTTTAGGACCAGACAAGTATTCCAAGGAATTGGATGTTGCTGTAAAGGCTGTCCAGATGGCCTGTTCACTATGTCAGAAAGTTCAAGGGAGTTTGATTTCTAAAACCAATAGTCAAATCCATTCTAAAGAAGATAATTCTCCTGTTACTGTGGCTG ATTGGAGTGTTCAAGCAACCATTAGCTGGATACTATCCAAATCTTTCGGGTGTCGAAACGTGTCCATTCTTGCCGAAGAAGATGTCGAAAGCCTTTCTAAACCTGATTCAAAAGGGTTATTATCTGCTGTAGTGGAAACAGTCAATGACTGTCTAGTTCAAGCACCTCATTTCGGACTCAAGGGTCCAGAAAAGCTGCTTGGGAGTTCCGATGTTCTCGAAGCCATTGGTCGATGCAATTCAGAAGGAGGTCCTACTGGTAGTTTTTGGGCACTCGACCCTGTTGATGGTACATTGGGGTTCGTACGCGGTGATCAATACGCTGTCGCTTTAGCATTGATAGAGGACGGAGAAGTCGTGCTCGGTGTTCTAGGTTGCCCGAACTACCCAAAGAAGAAGGAATGGCTAAGTTATCACCACCGGTATCATAGAATTATATCTAAACTGACTCCGACAACATCTGAATCATGGGATAAAGGGTGTGTACTTTATGCAACGAAAGGCAGCGGCAAGGCTTGGATGCAACCATTACACCAGACAAATAAGCTGCTAGCATGGCCGAACTCTGCAATACCGATACGAGTATCTGCCATCGATGATCCAGCATTGGCTACTTTCTGTGAACCGGTTGAGAAGTCAAATTCGAGCCACTCCTTCACTGCAGGATTAGCTCACAGTGTTGGCCTTAg GAAGCAACCGCTGCGTGTATACAGCATGGTGAAATACGCAGCAATAGCACGAGGTGATGCCGAAATATTCATGAAGTTCGCAAGGACAGGGTACAAGGAAAAGATATGGGATCACGCGGCCGGCATGATCATCATACAAGAGGCTGGTGGTGTGGTAACTGATGCGGGAGGTTCCCCATTGGATTTTTCCAAAGGTACCTTCTTGGAAGGTCTCGATCGAGGTATAATCGCTTGTGGTGGAGCCAAACTACATGAAAGAATCATCAAATCTGTTGATGCTAGTTGGAAATGTTCTAGTCTAtag